Proteins encoded in a region of the Chryseobacterium piperi genome:
- a CDS encoding YceI family protein: protein MKKRLFSLMIPAVFAAAVVVSCKKDKPLTSEAGEVTTTKDGAQYALDTLNSKIEWKGYKVFKSDNTSHFGTIKFESGDLTVKDGKLESGKFVADMNSLTSVDLKDDAKQLADLNEHLKSGDFFEVEKFPTASYEVTKVTPAVEGDYNTLLDGNLTIKGITKPFQLKANVSVKEGEVTVATEPKDIKRDEFGVKFQVPAKDGVIKDEVTLQINVKALEKK from the coding sequence ATGAAAAAAAGATTGTTTTCTTTAATGATTCCGGCTGTTTTTGCTGCGGCTGTTGTAGTTTCTTGTAAGAAAGATAAACCACTAACAAGTGAAGCTGGTGAAGTAACAACTACAAAAGATGGAGCTCAATATGCACTGGATACTTTAAATAGTAAAATAGAGTGGAAGGGGTATAAAGTATTTAAATCTGACAACACAAGTCACTTCGGAACGATTAAGTTTGAAAGTGGGGATCTTACAGTAAAGGATGGAAAGCTTGAAAGCGGAAAGTTCGTTGCTGATATGAATTCCCTGACATCAGTAGATTTGAAAGATGATGCTAAGCAATTAGCAGATTTGAATGAGCATTTAAAAAGCGGAGATTTCTTTGAAGTAGAAAAATTCCCTACTGCTTCTTATGAAGTTACTAAAGTTACACCGGCTGTAGAAGGTGATTACAATACTCTTTTAGATGGTAACTTAACCATTAAAGGTATTACAAAGCCATTTCAGTTGAAAGCTAATGTTTCTGTAAAAGAAGGAGAGGTGACTGTAGCCACTGAGCCAAAAGATATTAAGAGAGACGAATTTGGAGTTAAGTTCCAGGTTCCTGCTAAAGACGGAGTGATTAAAGATGAGGTAACTCTTCAGATCAACGTTAAAGCTTTAGAGAAAAAATAA
- a CDS encoding pirin family protein — translation MSNIGLIIEEKAADIGNFLVGRLLPFREKRAVGPFVFIDHMGPSELKDYQNLDVPPHPHIGLSTLTYLLEGSIFHRDSIGSAMEIKPGAVNWMTAGKGVVHSERTPEYLRDTDKRLHGFQIWVGLPKDLEQSEPTFHHTEADELPTWEEGDVHYKLIAGEAFSRTSPVPVHSKLFFIEIKTKTAQKISIGKDLYGEAAMYVLDGTVNIEGNTYGSKQLLIAKDTQLCEFEMSENATVYLFGGEPFDEERFIFWNFVNSDKELLEQAKVNWNDQNHDAFPLVPEDDQEYVPLPKAILNRK, via the coding sequence ATGTCAAATATTGGACTTATCATAGAAGAAAAAGCAGCAGATATAGGAAATTTTTTAGTGGGAAGACTTTTGCCTTTCCGTGAAAAAAGAGCAGTCGGCCCTTTTGTTTTTATAGATCATATGGGACCATCCGAATTAAAAGATTATCAAAACCTGGATGTTCCACCTCATCCACATATCGGATTATCCACTTTAACTTACCTCCTTGAAGGATCTATATTCCATCGGGATAGTATCGGGAGCGCTATGGAAATAAAACCAGGAGCTGTTAACTGGATGACTGCCGGAAAAGGGGTTGTGCATTCAGAAAGGACTCCTGAATATTTAAGAGATACCGATAAAAGGCTTCACGGCTTTCAGATATGGGTAGGTCTTCCCAAAGATCTGGAACAAAGTGAGCCTACATTCCATCATACGGAAGCAGATGAACTTCCAACCTGGGAGGAAGGAGATGTACATTATAAGTTAATTGCAGGAGAAGCATTCAGCAGAACATCTCCGGTTCCTGTACATAGTAAATTATTCTTCATTGAAATTAAAACTAAAACTGCACAAAAAATAAGTATCGGCAAGGACTTATATGGTGAAGCAGCTATGTATGTCTTAGACGGAACAGTGAATATAGAAGGCAATACTTATGGTTCGAAACAGCTTTTAATAGCTAAAGACACCCAACTTTGCGAGTTTGAAATGAGCGAAAACGCAACAGTTTATCTTTTTGGAGGAGAGCCGTTCGATGAGGAGCGCTTTATATTCTGGAACTTTGTGAACTCAGATAAAGAATTATTGGAACAGGCAAAAGTGAATTGGAACGATCAGAACCATGATGCTTTTCCTTTAGTTCCGGAAGATGATCAGGAATATGTCCCGCTTCCCAAAGCAATTCTAAACAGAAAATAA
- a CDS encoding MFS transporter, with amino-acid sequence MSETNSSPTSVKKILPLILATAIFMQMLDSTILNTSLPSIAKDLKESPLNMQNAIISYVLTLAVFMPASGFLADRFGTKKVFIFSLVLFSLGSMFCAISQNLTHLVISRVIQGVGGSLMTPVGKLALIKTFDKNELLKAMNFAIIPALIGPVLGPLVGGYMVDYLSWHWIFLINIPIGILGIILGIKFMPNYKSKDVDFDLKGFMIFAAASLLLSISLELFGDLQNTTPVLLVFILGFLFLYYYYRHAKRGGNPIFPLNLFQVRTFRVGIVGNLATRLGISAVPLLLPLMIQIAYKQSAVTSGWIVAPMALTAIFGKSSVIKILDKFGYRQTLMVNTFIIGTLICMLAIPNIHTSLFWFIPIIAVLGFFNSIQFTSMNTISIADLRNFQTSSGNSLISVNQQLAIGFGIAFGLIVLKIFESTDLIQGEIHNAFRLTFLTVGLLTILSGLVFRRLHISDGKNMKSKE; translated from the coding sequence ATGTCTGAAACCAATTCGTCACCAACGTCTGTTAAAAAGATCCTTCCATTGATTCTTGCTACTGCGATTTTCATGCAAATGCTGGATTCAACGATTCTTAACACTTCTTTACCTTCCATCGCCAAGGATCTGAAAGAATCTCCTCTTAATATGCAGAATGCCATTATCAGCTATGTGTTAACGCTGGCGGTTTTTATGCCTGCAAGCGGCTTTTTGGCAGACCGGTTCGGAACAAAAAAAGTATTTATTTTTTCATTGGTATTATTCAGCTTGGGATCTATGTTTTGTGCTATATCTCAGAACCTTACCCATTTGGTTATTTCAAGGGTAATCCAGGGCGTCGGAGGAAGTCTCATGACTCCGGTTGGTAAGCTTGCCCTGATTAAGACATTTGATAAAAACGAGCTGTTAAAAGCCATGAATTTCGCCATTATTCCAGCGTTAATAGGACCTGTATTAGGACCTCTTGTAGGAGGATATATGGTCGATTATCTTTCCTGGCACTGGATTTTTCTAATTAATATTCCTATTGGGATTCTGGGGATTATTTTAGGGATTAAATTTATGCCCAATTACAAATCGAAGGACGTGGATTTCGATTTAAAAGGTTTTATGATTTTCGCCGCTGCTTCCCTCCTGTTGTCCATTTCACTGGAACTTTTCGGAGACCTGCAAAATACCACTCCGGTACTCTTAGTATTTATATTAGGCTTCCTATTTTTATATTATTATTACAGACATGCAAAAAGGGGTGGGAACCCTATATTCCCTTTAAACCTGTTCCAGGTGCGGACGTTCCGTGTTGGAATTGTGGGAAACCTTGCTACCCGCTTAGGGATCAGCGCTGTTCCCTTATTACTCCCGTTGATGATACAGATCGCCTACAAACAATCTGCCGTTACATCAGGCTGGATCGTAGCTCCAATGGCCTTAACCGCCATATTCGGAAAATCCTCAGTTATTAAAATCCTGGATAAATTCGGATACCGCCAAACATTGATGGTTAATACATTTATCATTGGAACATTAATATGTATGTTAGCTATACCCAACATTCATACTTCCCTATTCTGGTTTATTCCTATCATAGCAGTTTTAGGATTTTTCAATTCTATTCAGTTCACCTCAATGAACACCATCTCCATTGCTGATTTAAGAAATTTTCAAACCAGCAGTGGTAATTCGCTGATATCCGTCAACCAACAGCTTGCCATTGGTTTCGGAATTGCTTTCGGACTTATTGTTTTAAAAATATTTGAAAGTACCGACCTTATCCAGGGGGAAATACATAATGCATTTCGTCTTACTTTTCTTACGGTAGGCCTTCTGACGATCTTATCCGGACTTGTATTCAGGAGGCTTCATATTTCGGATGGTAAAAACATGAAATCCAAAGAATAA
- a CDS encoding zinc ribbon domain-containing protein YjdM, giving the protein MSDIVLCPKCGSEFTYPSDNMTVCSQCFYEWNPEEAASASASEGKILDSNGNELQDGDSVVVIKDLPVKGAPKPVKAGTKVKNIRLRPGSDHNIDCKIDGFGSMALKSEFVKKA; this is encoded by the coding sequence ATGAGTGATATTGTACTTTGTCCAAAATGTGGTTCCGAATTTACCTATCCAAGTGATAATATGACGGTGTGTTCTCAATGTTTCTATGAATGGAATCCTGAAGAAGCTGCATCTGCATCTGCCAGCGAAGGAAAAATATTGGATTCCAACGGAAATGAATTACAAGATGGTGATTCTGTTGTTGTGATTAAAGATTTACCGGTAAAAGGAGCTCCAAAACCAGTTAAGGCAGGAACTAAAGTAAAAAATATCCGTTTAAGACCAGGTAGCGATCATAATATTGATTGTAAAATAGATGGTTTTGGCTCTATGGCTTTAAAGTCGGAGTTTGTAAAAAAAGCTTAA
- a CDS encoding NADPH-dependent FMN reductase has translation MKVLAFAGSSSSTSINRELVKFVLKSFPDEDINLIDLNDYTMPIFSVDLEKKGFPEEAHQFLKRIEECDIIICSLAEHNRSYSAAFKNIFDWSSRINVKVFQNKPMLLMSTSPGGYGGGNVMNTAKTFFPQFAAEVKDTFSLPKFYENFDLENGIINPDMLKELNEKIENFKNQIKA, from the coding sequence ATGAAAGTATTAGCATTTGCAGGAAGCTCCTCTTCCACTTCCATCAACAGGGAGCTGGTAAAATTTGTGCTGAAAAGTTTTCCGGATGAGGATATTAATTTAATTGACCTTAATGATTACACCATGCCCATTTTTTCTGTAGACCTTGAAAAAAAAGGATTTCCTGAGGAAGCCCATCAGTTTTTAAAAAGGATAGAAGAATGTGATATCATTATCTGTTCTCTTGCTGAACACAATAGATCATACAGCGCTGCATTTAAGAATATTTTTGACTGGTCGTCCAGAATTAATGTCAAGGTCTTCCAGAATAAACCCATGCTTCTTATGAGTACTTCTCCGGGAGGCTATGGCGGAGGCAATGTCATGAATACTGCAAAAACATTCTTTCCTCAATTTGCTGCGGAAGTGAAAGATACTTTTTCCTTACCAAAGTTTTACGAAAATTTTGATTTGGAAAACGGAATTATTAATCCTGATATGCTTAAAGAGCTTAATGAAAAAATAGAAAACTTCAAAAATCAGATTAAAGCCTAA
- a CDS encoding pirin family protein: MTTKKVEIVVSPKPAHFVGDGFRVHNFIPSAYRLDMKRMDPFIMLDYNSKFHFNGSDKPRGVGVHPHRGFETVTIAYQGKVEHHDSSGGGGVIGEGDVQWMTAARGVLHKEYHETEWSKTGGIFQMVQLWVNLPAKDKMSKPKYQAIKSSDMKLVDLGDNGLIEVIAGEYNGNKGPAFTFTPVNMMNAKLKTGGKADFNFPAQYNTAALVIEGSITVNGTEKVAADQFVLFENKGEQFTIEAGEDAIVLIISGEPLNEPIFPHGPFVMNTREEIMQAFEDFNTGKFGYLED, encoded by the coding sequence ATGACAACTAAAAAAGTAGAAATCGTAGTATCACCAAAACCTGCACATTTTGTAGGAGATGGCTTTAGAGTTCACAACTTTATCCCAAGCGCATACCGATTGGATATGAAAAGAATGGATCCGTTTATTATGCTGGATTATAATTCAAAATTTCATTTTAACGGATCAGATAAACCAAGAGGTGTAGGAGTACATCCACATAGAGGTTTTGAAACAGTAACAATAGCTTACCAGGGAAAAGTAGAACATCATGACAGCTCAGGTGGCGGAGGCGTTATCGGAGAGGGAGATGTACAGTGGATGACTGCTGCAAGAGGAGTTCTTCATAAAGAATACCATGAAACAGAGTGGTCTAAAACTGGAGGAATTTTCCAGATGGTTCAGCTTTGGGTAAATCTTCCGGCAAAAGATAAAATGAGCAAGCCAAAGTATCAGGCTATTAAAAGTTCGGATATGAAATTAGTAGACCTTGGTGACAATGGATTAATAGAAGTCATTGCCGGAGAATATAACGGAAATAAAGGTCCTGCTTTTACATTCACTCCTGTAAACATGATGAATGCTAAATTAAAAACAGGTGGAAAAGCAGATTTCAATTTTCCAGCTCAGTACAATACGGCAGCCCTTGTTATTGAGGGAAGTATCACTGTCAACGGTACTGAAAAAGTAGCAGCCGATCAGTTTGTATTATTTGAAAATAAAGGAGAACAATTTACCATTGAAGCTGGTGAAGATGCTATTGTTTTAATCATTAGCGGAGAACCTTTAAATGAACCTATTTTTCCACATGGTCCTTTTGTAATGAATACAAGAGAAGAAATCATGCAGGCATTTGAGGATTTCAATACCGGAAAATTCGGGTATTTAGAAGACTAA
- a CDS encoding sulfate/molybdate ABC transporter ATP-binding protein, producing the protein MLLEINNLYFSHRKDQPLFQNLNMRFEEGKIIALAGESGCGKSTLLNLIYGLLDWESGEIIFDNTPLMGPKGNLVPGESEMKFVAQNFDLMPYSTVADNVGKFLSNINLAKKRETVTELLEVVGLEDYSNTLPKNLSGGQQQRVAIARALSVLPKLLILDEPFSNIDFPRKIELRERLFRYVKRHHISLIISTHELQDIMPWLDQIVILQKGRLIQNTNPEETYKDPYNPYVAKLFGEVNIFNENEMRDFQISKFFYFPREIKTAQDGFEAEVLESRFAGSHYWNKISVKNKELVIYSEKKVENPVKIIFE; encoded by the coding sequence ATGCTATTAGAAATAAACAACCTATACTTCTCACACCGTAAAGACCAGCCCTTGTTCCAAAACCTCAATATGAGATTTGAGGAAGGCAAAATCATTGCATTGGCTGGAGAAAGCGGTTGTGGAAAATCTACGTTACTCAATTTAATTTATGGTCTTTTAGACTGGGAAAGCGGAGAAATTATCTTTGATAATACTCCCTTAATGGGTCCCAAAGGGAACCTTGTTCCCGGTGAATCTGAAATGAAATTCGTTGCCCAGAATTTTGATCTGATGCCTTATTCCACAGTAGCTGATAATGTTGGTAAGTTTCTTTCGAATATCAACCTGGCTAAAAAAAGAGAAACAGTTACTGAACTACTGGAAGTGGTAGGATTAGAGGATTACAGCAATACACTACCCAAGAATCTGAGTGGCGGACAACAACAGAGAGTAGCTATTGCCCGGGCATTATCAGTATTGCCTAAACTGCTTATTTTGGATGAACCTTTCAGCAATATTGATTTTCCAAGAAAAATAGAGCTTAGAGAAAGGCTTTTCAGATATGTAAAGCGACACCATATTTCTCTCATTATTTCTACTCATGAGCTTCAGGATATTATGCCATGGCTCGACCAGATAGTAATTCTTCAGAAGGGAAGGCTTATTCAAAATACCAACCCTGAAGAAACCTATAAAGATCCTTATAATCCCTATGTGGCAAAGCTTTTTGGAGAGGTCAATATTTTTAATGAAAATGAAATGCGTGATTTCCAGATTTCTAAGTTTTTTTACTTTCCTCGTGAAATTAAAACTGCTCAGGATGGCTTTGAAGCTGAAGTACTCGAAAGCAGATTTGCAGGAAGCCATTACTGGAATAAGATCAGTGTCAAAAACAAAGAGCTGGTTATATACAGTGAGAAAAAGGTAGAAAATCCCGTTAAAATCATTTTTGAATAG
- a CDS encoding RsmB/NOP family class I SAM-dependent RNA methyltransferase, producing MELIHRNLAIGIHDALQETFFEKNKYADKVIERLLKAHKKWGSQDRAVVSEIFYNIIRWKKRLEYYMGEGVKPNNIYKLIIAYLLWSKTNYKRFEEFEGIKIADIITKLKKDTVPTKAIEHSIPEWLAETLEKELGAGWEKEMRALNEQAPTVLRANSLKTTPKELISDLSDENVVSYTVKNYPDAVQLEEKKNVFLTTAFKEGLFEVQDASSQKIGYFLDVKEGQRVVDACAGAGGKTLHLAALMENKGQIIALDIFEWKLAELKRRAKRAGAHNIETRMISDNKVIKRLHEKADRLLIDAPCSGLGVLKRNPDSKWKIDQDFIDRIKKEQQQILQDYSKILKKGGKMVYATCSILPSENNEQVKEFLKNNPDFKLIKDEKVMPSEGYDGFYMALIERLA from the coding sequence ATGGAACTTATTCACAGAAACTTAGCTATCGGAATTCACGATGCTTTACAAGAAACATTTTTTGAGAAAAATAAATATGCCGACAAAGTAATAGAAAGGCTTTTAAAAGCTCATAAAAAATGGGGAAGCCAGGACAGAGCAGTTGTTTCTGAGATTTTCTATAATATCATCCGCTGGAAAAAACGTCTGGAGTATTATATGGGAGAAGGGGTAAAACCTAATAATATCTATAAACTCATTATTGCTTATCTGCTTTGGAGTAAAACAAATTATAAAAGATTTGAAGAATTCGAAGGGATAAAAATCGCTGATATTATCACCAAATTAAAAAAAGATACTGTTCCTACGAAAGCAATTGAACATTCTATTCCTGAATGGCTGGCTGAAACTCTGGAAAAAGAACTAGGTGCTGGTTGGGAAAAAGAGATGAGAGCTTTAAACGAGCAGGCACCGACTGTTTTAAGAGCCAACTCTTTGAAAACTACTCCGAAAGAACTCATTTCAGATTTATCTGACGAGAATGTAGTTTCTTATACCGTGAAAAACTACCCTGATGCTGTACAGCTTGAGGAAAAGAAAAATGTTTTCCTTACTACAGCTTTTAAAGAAGGGTTATTTGAAGTGCAAGATGCATCTTCTCAAAAAATAGGATATTTCCTTGATGTAAAAGAAGGACAGAGAGTCGTAGACGCTTGTGCCGGTGCCGGAGGTAAAACGCTTCACCTTGCTGCTTTAATGGAAAATAAAGGACAGATTATTGCCTTAGATATTTTCGAATGGAAATTAGCTGAATTGAAACGCCGTGCTAAAAGAGCCGGAGCCCACAATATTGAAACCCGTATGATCTCTGATAATAAAGTCATCAAACGTCTTCATGAAAAAGCAGACAGACTTTTGATCGACGCACCATGTTCTGGTCTGGGTGTTTTAAAAAGAAACCCTGACAGCAAATGGAAAATTGACCAGGATTTTATTGACAGAATTAAAAAAGAACAACAACAGATTCTTCAGGACTATTCTAAAATATTAAAAAAAGGAGGTAAAATGGTGTATGCTACATGTTCTATCTTACCATCTGAAAATAATGAACAGGTAAAAGAATTCTTAAAGAACAATCCGGATTTCAAATTGATTAAAGATGAAAAAGTAATGCCTAGTGAAGGATACGATGGATTCTATATGGCACTGATTGAAAGACTTGCTTAG
- the asnB gene encoding asparagine synthase B yields MCGIVCLFDAKQKTEILRPQVLEMSKKIRHRGPDWSGVFQNEKVVFSHERLAIVDPTSGKQPLFSKDGNLVLAVNGEIYNHRELKEEFPDYEFQTQSDCEVILALYEKYGKDFIEKLNGIFAFSLYDIKNDVYLIARDHMGICPLYQGWDRNGNYYVASELKALEGICKTIETFLPGHLVYSKEGNELQQWYQREWEEFDAVKDNESDIAKLRKGLEDAVHRQLMSDVPYGVLLSGGLDSSVISAITAKFARQRVESGDTQEAWYPRLHSFAVGLVGSPDLAAAQKAADHIGSVHHEVNFTVQEGLDAIRDVIYHLETYDVTTIRASTPMYLLARVIKSMGIKMVLSGEGSDELFGGYLYFHKAPNAKEFHDETVRKLGKLHLYDCLRANKALMSWGIEGRVPFLDKEFMDIAMSVNPKDKMIDVSEGKIEKWILRKAFEDTLPESIVWRQKEQFSDGVGYSWIDTLREVAEKEVTDEMMVNAKFRFPLNTPQNKEEYRYRTIFEEHFPSETAAATVPSVPSVACSTPIALEWDEAFKKMNDPSGRAVKVHETSYD; encoded by the coding sequence ATGTGTGGAATAGTATGTTTGTTTGATGCCAAACAAAAAACCGAAATATTAAGACCTCAGGTTTTAGAAATGTCAAAAAAAATCCGTCACAGAGGCCCGGACTGGAGCGGTGTATTTCAAAACGAGAAAGTAGTTTTCTCTCATGAAAGACTCGCTATTGTAGATCCAACTTCCGGAAAACAACCGCTGTTTTCTAAAGATGGAAATCTTGTTTTAGCAGTAAATGGGGAAATCTACAACCACAGAGAGTTGAAGGAAGAATTTCCAGATTATGAATTCCAAACTCAATCTGACTGTGAGGTTATTTTAGCACTTTACGAAAAATATGGTAAAGATTTTATCGAAAAACTCAACGGAATCTTTGCTTTCTCATTATACGATATTAAAAACGATGTCTATCTGATTGCCCGTGATCATATGGGAATCTGCCCTCTTTATCAGGGCTGGGACAGAAACGGAAACTACTATGTTGCTTCAGAGTTAAAAGCTCTGGAAGGAATCTGTAAAACAATAGAAACTTTTTTACCGGGACATCTGGTATACAGTAAGGAAGGAAATGAACTTCAGCAATGGTACCAAAGAGAATGGGAAGAATTTGACGCGGTAAAAGACAACGAAAGTGATATTGCAAAACTTAGAAAAGGTCTTGAAGATGCCGTTCACAGACAGCTTATGAGTGATGTTCCTTATGGTGTATTACTTTCCGGAGGTCTGGACTCCTCGGTTATCTCTGCAATCACTGCCAAATTTGCAAGACAAAGAGTAGAGAGTGGTGACACACAGGAAGCCTGGTATCCAAGATTACACAGCTTTGCCGTTGGACTGGTAGGTTCGCCTGATTTAGCAGCTGCCCAAAAAGCTGCAGACCACATCGGATCCGTTCACCACGAAGTTAATTTTACAGTACAGGAAGGACTGGATGCCATCAGAGATGTCATTTACCATCTTGAAACTTATGATGTCACTACCATAAGAGCATCAACGCCGATGTACCTTTTAGCCAGAGTTATCAAATCTATGGGGATAAAAATGGTTCTATCGGGAGAAGGTTCTGATGAACTTTTTGGAGGATATCTTTATTTTCACAAAGCTCCTAACGCAAAAGAATTCCATGATGAAACGGTTAGAAAACTGGGAAAACTTCACCTTTACGATTGTTTAAGAGCCAACAAGGCATTAATGAGCTGGGGAATTGAAGGACGTGTTCCTTTTCTTGACAAAGAATTCATGGATATCGCCATGTCGGTTAACCCGAAAGATAAAATGATCGATGTTTCTGAAGGAAAAATCGAAAAATGGATTTTGAGAAAAGCTTTCGAAGATACGCTTCCGGAGTCTATTGTATGGAGACAAAAAGAACAGTTTTCTGATGGTGTAGGTTATTCATGGATCGACACTCTGAGAGAAGTTGCTGAAAAAGAAGTAACGGATGAAATGATGGTTAATGCAAAATTCAGATTCCCTTTAAATACTCCTCAAAACAAAGAAGAATACCGTTACAGAACCATCTTTGAAGAACACTTCCCAAGTGAAACCGCCGCTGCAACAGTACCATCCGTTCCTTCGGTAGCGTGTTCAACTCCTATCGCACTGGAATGGGATGAAGCATTTAAAAAGATGAATGATCCGAGCGGAAGAGCGGTAAAGGTACACGAAACCTCATATGACTAA
- a CDS encoding GLPGLI family protein, translated as MRHRILLGFFTFLFFMSYAQTYEIQYINSYNGKVQTEQPPILVWANEKENFILNNTIREQKSEYPFEITKVEKPSNTIVSYAFLQPNELISTSDTESVAKQSFELTKETKKILGYTCKKAVTKINSNTIEVWYTNDLKINGGPSTLGQNLGLVLEIERNKNSVITANSIKKIKKTNIENLIKGSVKTTDLLGYKDLLWKSRFTTLKVFENETINFSDQTKSDENVKRFANGTIILKKVKFPKISAGENIFVELKQQSNGDAYDRTGTVFFIPQDKSTSFLDGLEKGVKTLPLYENGNGKQYYGITATENYDPAIEMMRFFTAFGIQKFNHIQLKGKDWQTISPYRQDITDLKPSLSEKELWIGTFIGNYDKGGHKVSLDITIHKSDQTVYKNNTVIPLFNTVNIMEMAGQDYATMFNQDKGLFVEFTLKKDLKNAQLRYITTGHGGWENGDEFVPKINSIFLDGKLTFSFTPWRTDCGSYRLYNPASGNFPDGLSSSDLSRSNWCPGTVTNPNFIALGDLKAGKHTIQAKIPQGPTEGTSFSSWNVSGTLLGVE; from the coding sequence ATGCGTCATAGAATTCTACTTGGTTTCTTTACTTTTTTATTTTTCATGAGCTATGCTCAGACTTATGAAATTCAATACATCAATTCATACAACGGAAAAGTACAAACGGAACAGCCTCCAATACTTGTATGGGCAAATGAAAAAGAGAATTTCATTCTTAACAATACCATCCGGGAACAAAAGAGTGAATATCCGTTTGAAATTACAAAAGTAGAAAAGCCTTCCAATACAATAGTTTCTTATGCTTTTTTACAACCTAATGAGCTTATCTCAACCTCTGACACGGAATCAGTAGCCAAGCAATCTTTTGAGCTAACCAAAGAAACAAAAAAGATACTGGGCTACACCTGTAAAAAAGCAGTTACTAAAATCAATTCCAACACAATTGAAGTATGGTATACGAATGATTTAAAAATCAATGGCGGGCCTTCAACTTTAGGGCAGAATTTAGGATTGGTTCTGGAAATTGAGCGAAATAAAAACTCAGTAATTACAGCTAATTCTATTAAAAAGATCAAGAAAACCAATATCGAAAATCTTATAAAGGGTTCTGTAAAGACGACAGATTTGTTAGGTTATAAAGATCTTCTCTGGAAAAGTAGATTCACAACTTTAAAGGTCTTTGAAAATGAAACCATTAACTTCTCTGATCAAACTAAATCTGATGAAAACGTAAAACGATTTGCCAATGGAACCATCATATTAAAAAAAGTGAAATTTCCTAAAATTTCCGCAGGAGAAAATATTTTCGTCGAGCTGAAACAACAGTCTAATGGAGACGCATATGACAGGACCGGAACTGTATTTTTTATCCCGCAGGATAAATCAACATCTTTTTTAGATGGTCTGGAAAAAGGGGTAAAAACACTTCCTCTTTATGAAAACGGAAACGGAAAACAATATTATGGGATTACTGCTACTGAAAATTATGATCCCGCCATTGAAATGATGCGTTTTTTTACAGCTTTCGGAATCCAGAAATTCAACCACATTCAGTTAAAAGGAAAGGACTGGCAAACCATAAGTCCTTACCGACAGGACATTACCGATTTAAAACCTTCACTTTCAGAGAAAGAGCTCTGGATCGGAACATTTATCGGAAATTATGATAAAGGCGGACATAAGGTAAGTCTTGATATTACAATTCATAAAAGCGATCAGACCGTTTATAAAAATAATACAGTGATTCCTTTATTCAATACGGTCAATATTATGGAAATGGCCGGACAGGATTACGCTACCATGTTTAACCAGGACAAAGGACTTTTCGTAGAATTTACATTAAAAAAAGATTTAAAAAATGCTCAGCTCAGATACATTACTACCGGACATGGAGGTTGGGAAAATGGAGATGAGTTCGTTCCTAAAATCAATTCTATTTTCCTCGACGGAAAACTCACCTTTTCTTTTACTCCCTGGAGAACCGACTGCGGATCTTACAGACTCTACAATCCGGCTTCAGGAAACTTTCCTGACGGATTGTCTTCTTCAGATCTAAGCCGTTCAAATTGGTGTCCCGGAACAGTTACTAATCCTAACTTCATTGCTCTTGGTGATCTGAAAGCAGGCAAGCATACCATTCAGGCTAAAATTCCTCAGGGTCCTACAGAAGGAACGAGCTTTAGCTCATGGAATGTATCAGGAACATTGTTGGGTGTTGAATAA
- a CDS encoding GNAT family N-acetyltransferase yields the protein MKPEFENIPLVKNESKKRFEIEVDKHFAFIDYRETDDQIILVHTEADPELAGTGAAAAVVEKTLQYIEESTKKLLPFCPYVFAYIKKHPEWKRIVDERFERYDQL from the coding sequence ATGAAACCGGAGTTTGAAAATATTCCTTTAGTAAAAAATGAATCTAAAAAAAGATTTGAAATAGAGGTCGATAAACATTTTGCATTTATTGACTACCGCGAAACGGATGATCAGATTATTTTAGTTCATACAGAAGCAGATCCTGAATTGGCAGGTACCGGAGCAGCCGCAGCTGTTGTAGAAAAAACCTTACAGTATATTGAAGAAAGTACTAAGAAACTGTTACCCTTCTGTCCTTATGTTTTTGCTTATATCAAAAAGCATCCGGAATGGAAGCGTATTGTTGACGAGAGATTTGAAAGATATGATCAACTTTAA